The stretch of DNA TGTCGAGAAGGGCTTCCGGACGGGTGTCCGCGCCATCGATATCTTTTCGCCGCTATGCCACGGCCAGCGCCTCGGAATCTTCGCAGGCTCCGGCGTCGGTAAGTCGACGCTGCTCTCGATGCTCGCCAAGGCCGATGCCTTTGACAGGGTGGTCATTGCGCTCGTCGGCGAACGCGGCCGCGAAGTGCGCGAATTCATCGAGGATACGCTCGGCGAGAACATGAAGAAGTCGATCGCCGTTGTCGCGACCAGCGACGAGAGCCCGATGCTGCGCAAGATGGCGCCGTTGACGGCGGTGACGATCGCCGAACATTTCCGCGATCAGGGCGACAACGTTCTCCTGATTGTCGACAGCGTCACGCGCTTTGCCCATGCAATCCGGGAAGTGGCGACGGCATCCGGCGAGCCGCCGATCGCCCGCGGCTATCCCGCATCCGTTTTCACCGAGCTGCCGCGACTGCTCGAGCGTGCGGGTCCCGGGCCGGAAGGCACAGGAACTATCACCGCAATCATCTCGATCCTCGTCGATGGCGACAATCACAACGACCCGATCGCCGACTCCACGCGCGGCATTCTCGACGGCCATATCGTCCTGCAGCGCAGCCTTGCAGAGGAGGGCCGCTATCCGCCGATCGACCCGCTGGCTTCCATTTCGCGCCTTGCCCGCAAGGCCTGGACGCCGGATCAGGAAAAGCTGGTCTCGCGCCTGAAGGCGCTGATCCATCGCTTCGAGGAAACGCGCGACCTGCGCTTGATCGGCGGCTACCGACCGGGGGCCGACCCGGATTTGGACATGGCGGTCAAGCAGGTACCAATTATATACGATGTTTTGAAACAGTCGCCGGGAGACCGCGAGTCGGCCGATGCCTTTGCTGACCTGGCGGCAGCACTCAAGACGGCTGCCGGGATTTCGAACCAGCCGTCGACGATCCCGACGAGACCCAGAGGCTAGCTTTGACCACTTTCGACGATGATGACGAGCGCATCGCTCCCTTGAAGCCACTGGAAAAGCGGCAGGCGCTGATGCTCGACCGTGTGCTGACCGTGACTGGGCTTGCGCTCGCGGGTGCGGCGGCGTTTTTCCCATGGTATGTCTTCTTCAACGAGGACAAGTTCAGCATCAAAGTCGAACAAGGTGACCGGAGCCGTGACCTGCCGGACTGGCCGGAACGCAACGTTTTCAGCGTCTCGCCGCTTGCGATGGTCAACAAGAACGAGGTGGAGAAGAAGCCCGCGCTTGCCTTCGACCCTCTGACGACCGCGACGGTTTCGAATGTCGGCAGGGAGAGCAACAAGGGTATCATGCCCGACGACCAGCCGTTTCCAGCCGTTTCCGGTTTCAAGCTGCTGCATGTCGCCAACGGCCGCGCGCTGATTGAGGATTCCTCGGGCATGTATGTCGTGCGCGTCGGATCGATCCTCCCGGACGAAAGCCGTCTTGCCACGCTGGAAGAGCGCGACGGCAAATGGGTGATCGTCACGTCCAATGGTGAAGTCTACCAGAACAATTGATCGCGATTGCTGTGATCGGTGGAGGCTCCGCGCGTGCGACGGGGTCTCTTTGCTTTTGGCGCTTCCATAAAGATAGCTTCGGCGAGAAGCCGAAATTCCCCGTAAGTCTGACGCAAGATTGCCGCCCTAGGGTCCTCTCAGTAAAAACGGAGAGTTCCCATGCAACCGATTCAACTATTCGACTTGGCCTCGCGGCAGGCGGAATGGCTGACGATCCGTCAGGAGGTTGTGGCCGGCAATATCGCGAATGCAAACACGCCGAAATTTCGTGCCAAGGACGTGACGCCTTTCGAGGCCGTGCTCGACAAGGCCGATATCACCATGGCCCGCACCAATCCGGCGCATCTCAGCGGCAACGATTTCAGCACCAGCGGCGGCATCGACGTCAAGGAAGCTGCACTCGACCAGGAAATCGGCGTGCAGGAATCGGGCAATACCGTCGGCCTCGCGGAGGAACTGTCCAAGTCCGGCGAGATCAAGCGTCAGTACGAGTTGAACACCTCTTTGGTGGGCTCCTTCCATCGAATGATGTTGATGACCGTAAGGAAGTAATGTCGTGGATCCCTTGTCAGCTGCAATGAAGATCGCAGGTTCCGGGCTCGAAGCGCAGTCG from Rhizobium sp. 007 encodes:
- the fliI gene encoding flagellar protein export ATPase FliI, which encodes MTNMPLTEDALSPKLDHLAGLVSRYTKPEYAVAHGGHVQTIAAGHYTVSGLSRHVRLGEFVAHKSATGIHLGEVVRVEPELAYVCPIEPGEPIGIHDTVIRKGAFRISPAESWCGRTINSLCEPIDGLGPIVEGLDRRSISNTAPPSMTRKRVEKGFRTGVRAIDIFSPLCHGQRLGIFAGSGVGKSTLLSMLAKADAFDRVVIALVGERGREVREFIEDTLGENMKKSIAVVATSDESPMLRKMAPLTAVTIAEHFRDQGDNVLLIVDSVTRFAHAIREVATASGEPPIARGYPASVFTELPRLLERAGPGPEGTGTITAIISILVDGDNHNDPIADSTRGILDGHIVLQRSLAEEGRYPPIDPLASISRLARKAWTPDQEKLVSRLKALIHRFEETRDLRLIGGYRPGADPDLDMAVKQVPIIYDVLKQSPGDRESADAFADLAAALKTAAGISNQPSTIPTRPRG
- a CDS encoding flagellar protein, which codes for MTTFDDDDERIAPLKPLEKRQALMLDRVLTVTGLALAGAAAFFPWYVFFNEDKFSIKVEQGDRSRDLPDWPERNVFSVSPLAMVNKNEVEKKPALAFDPLTTATVSNVGRESNKGIMPDDQPFPAVSGFKLLHVANGRALIEDSSGMYVVRVGSILPDESRLATLEERDGKWVIVTSNGEVYQNN
- the flgB gene encoding flagellar basal body rod protein FlgB — its product is MQPIQLFDLASRQAEWLTIRQEVVAGNIANANTPKFRAKDVTPFEAVLDKADITMARTNPAHLSGNDFSTSGGIDVKEAALDQEIGVQESGNTVGLAEELSKSGEIKRQYELNTSLVGSFHRMMLMTVRK